The Brassica oleracea var. oleracea cultivar TO1000 chromosome C6, BOL, whole genome shotgun sequence genomic interval AATAGAAATAAATAAGAGATTTGCAAACTAAATGTGCATTTTTCAACATTAATGTATAGTTGTAGGTCTATCCAACCGTATATTTCGGATAGTAGTTGTAGGTCTCTGAAAGAGCCACAACATATCGTAGCTAGTAACTAACCGAGATGGATAGTTCTACAAAATGAATACACTGGTTGGGTTGTGATGAGGACATAGGTTGCAACACACATGTTTGCTTGACTCAACTCAATATAGACCTTGCGTGTCTGTACAACATTTATAGTGTGGTCAATCTTGTTGGCCTAAGAAACAAAAATGACTATACATTGCATCAAATCCCTGGCTTCACGCAGAGAAGGGGCAAGCACAAAAACGCTTATGAGTTTCTATGGCTTGATGAATCCTCAAAACTTGTGTTATTGTTGTTTAAATTTCTTCTTCCTGTTCATCTCTCTCTCTCTTTTAGTTTACCGATCATTTCTTCGGTGTAACGCTGCTGCTGCTGCCGCTACCTTGCTAATGCTTGGTTCTTCTTTTATCCATACTTTTCGACACGGGCTTTGCGGACAGCTTGTTGGATCTGCTTCTCGTGCTCTTTTAGCATTTCTTCAAGATTCCCACCAGGAGGCATCAGTGGTCCTGAGTAAATGATTCTGTTTTTCATTGGCGCGTTTCCCTGTCACGGCACATAAGAACTCAACAGTTGCATACCAAAAGTTTAAGACCCATAGAATAACTAGAAATGAATAGTGAGGCTTACTGTTGAGTAATCTCTATTGGAACCACCAGACAAGTTTCCTGTCTGTACTATCCTAGACTTCATATCTGCATTAGTTTGCCTCTTGATGCTTCCTCCTCTGTTCCATTCTGTATCAGCAACACTTGGGTGAACCACTGAAGAAGCCTGAGCGTAGCCATTCTGCTGAGATCCCCCTCTTCTAGGTGGTTCGATCCTAAACCCGGTTCCACCTTCCTCGTCTGTTTTAAACTTGTGGCTTATGCACGTGACCTTGGACTGCCCTGCGGCCATCAACGCAGGTGTCTGAACAGTTTTAACATCTTTTGGTTGTCCTCTTGTCACAGTCTCTCCCCTTCTTCTCTTCTTATCCTCTGCCCTTAGTCTGCAACCAGAAAAAAATTAATAAGAAAAGCTCCACAAGAGAGGAGTAGTGAAGTTAAGTGATGATGCCTTACTTTCTTGCTTCTTCGTTGCGAAGCTTAGCGTCAAGCTCCTTGCTTGGTTGGTATCTAGGTAAGTTTGATGGATCAGCAGGGAGCGGCTCCGTGGTGAAGAACTGCAGATAAGAAGGTTAGTAAATGATCATGAGAAAGTTTCGTGCTTGTTAAAGGAATATTACTTCACTCCTCAAGGCAGAAGCAGCTGAGCCACGTCTCTCAGGTTCTATAGCCAGTAGCCTTTTGATGAGGGTCAGAGCAGATGCAGGGAAGTGATTGAAGGTTTCCGCAAGAAGAGGCTTGTAAGGGTGACTAGGTTTAAAGCTTGTTGCAAGTGGCAGAGTTGCTCTCTTCCAGTAATCTTCCGAAGGTGAACCACATAGCTTAAAGATCTTGTGCATCTGCTCAACCTGAGAATAAAAAAAAAGAGAGAAATTATCTCACCAGCCGTGTGATACAAGAAACTACATAAAGTTACTTGAGAGTTTCATTACTTCTGTGCGTCCTGGCATAATAGGCTTTCCGGCGAAGAGCTCAGTGAGAATGCAGCCTGCGCTCCATAGGTCTATGGCTGGTCCATACTCAGTAGCACCGAGTAACAGCTCTGGCGCTCTGTACCATAAGGTTACAACGCGGCTGGTCAGCTGCAAGTCTCCATCACCTCGGTAAAAATTCGCCAAACCGAAATCACCAATCTTCAGAACACCTTCGTTGTTAATCAAGAGGTTCGATCCCTTGATGTCACGGTGGAGGATGCCTCGTCTGTGGCAATGTTCTAGACCACGGAACAGTTGTTGCATATAGCACTTGATCTGAAAACAAAACACGCCTCTCTTGTCACTTGAGTTTTAATTATGTCTGTAAGGAAACAATGAATGTAATACCTACCTGAGTTTCAGAGAATTTGATTCCAGGAGTTGCGGCTAGACCTGCGAGGTCATGTTCCATGTACTCAAAGACAAGGTAGAGACTACCCGAGAGTCTAGATGTGACAAGACCTTCAAGCTTCATGACGTTAGGGTGATCAAGCTTACGGAGAATTACAATCTCCCTAGCCATAAACTTAACACTCTCTGGATCCATATTCACAAACCTAACTTTCTTCATCGCCACAACCTTTCCCGTTTCAAGGTCTCTTGCTTTGTACACGCTGCTGTAAGTCCCCTGTCCAATCTAATAACAATACAAAAAAAAAACATAAGTTGCTATGTCAGGTCCCAAAGAGAGATTCAAAGATCAACTAACTTTGTCTAACTTCTCATATGAGTCTGCGTAGCGAGGAACCCATCCCTTGATGGCTTCTCCAGCAACAGAAGCTAGCCAAGATGGCCATTCTGGAGTCAAACGCCCTGACTGTTGCACCACGGGAATAGCCGTGACTCTTCTGGAGTGGTTCCTGCTCCGAGCTCCCACAATGACCACTGGCTTGTTACCGTTTCGATCAGATGACGTGGAGGGACGACGCGCCACTGGATAACCATTGGCCACGACGGTGATGGAAGCTGCGGAGCTGGGACTTGTGAAGGATCCTTCCTTTTTGGATAAAGAAGAGGAAGACGATGGAGGATGAGAGATGAGATGAAGGGTGGACTTGCTGGAGTCCAAGAGCTCGTTGTTGGCAACGGCGGCGGTTGGAGTACGAGCGGTGGCGCAAATACATCCCATTACAAAACTAAAAGACCATTCAATAAGGTCCTAACTAATGCAAGAAGCTTGAGTTTATCTACTTGTCTACTACTCCGGAGATATGGTCGGCGATCAAAGAAAACTCTTATTCTTTGTTGTGATAGAAAAATGGAACGTGCGTGCCACTCAATGTCTTTTTTTTTTTTTTTTTTTTGTCAACTCAACAGCTTTGTTTTTCTTTCCTCCGTCGTAACCATGTCTCATGGGTTCCGGTCACATGGGTTCCGGTCAATGGGCCTATTTTCATTTGCAAAGGCCGACCATCGTTTGTCTAACATGGGGTCAATTGCTAAGAAAAATTTCATCTTATGTAATCTTTGATAAAAAAAAAAGTATTCTTATGTAATCTATATTAAAATCATTTCCATGCTCATTCACAAATGTAAATATTTTTGTAAAAAATTATAATAACTGATATAATATTTCACTTTCATTTATTTTTATATTTCAAATTAAAATTTGATATATATAAAAAATAAATAGAAAAATATTCTATATATTATCATGTTGCTATTTTAGTTAGATATGTACTTTTAGATATAATAATTATATCAATTCATTTATTCATTTGTAAAAAATTATAATAACTGATATAATATTTCTCTTTCATTTATTTTTATATTTCAAATTAAAATTTGATATATATATATATAAAATAAATAGAAAAATAGTCTATATATTATCATGTTGCTATTTTAGTTAGATATGTACTTTTAGATATAATAATTATATCAATTCATTTATTCATTTTTATATTGAGTATTGCATAATTTTCATTATAATAAGATTAAGATCAGATTATTTTAATTGCCTTTTATAATTGTCAACTTTGTAGATTTGTATATAAATTTGATAAAACTATGTATAATTGGATGTATATGTTATTTTAAAAATTGAAATAAAGTGTTGATGGGATTTAAGTTTCATAGTATATATAACCATTAATATCCTGAAATTCCATGCACAAATATGGATATTAATTATATATATATATATATATATATTGAATTACAAAAATTTCTCTGAACTGAAATACAATTGCTTTTTAATTTTAGTTAAGTTAAATATTATTTATTTTTTCCTTTTCATTCAGTTTGATTTTTATCTTATATTTGTAAGTATATATTGATAAAATTCTGATCTTGATAATAATATATCATATACTCCCTCCGTTTCTAAATAAATGTCACTTTGACATTTTCACACAGATTAAAAAAGTGGTAGAAATATATGTACGTTGTTATTAATTATACCTTTCTGACCAATAATATTTGAGATAAATAAAATTATTTATAAAATCAATGCAGTTTTCAATTAATTTTCAGCTAAAAATAAATATAATTTGCATTGGAATTGTAAAATGACATTTTTTGAAAAAAAAAAAAATTAAATGACACTTATTATGAAACAAAGAAAATATTAATTTTCTATGATAATATTATATATAAATTATTTACTACTCTAACGATCACTTTCTTAAGTACATTAATTTGTAAAAACATACAGATTTTGCGCCATAGTTCTTCTACAACATATTGCTACTTCTTTGTCATCAACTCTACTAATCAAAAGAACTGCAAATGCGTTGATAAAATATAATTAAACTAGTAACTTAATCAGAATTAGGGTTATTCTTGGTAATTTTTACTTTAATTTATGTTAAAATATACGAAAACAATAATTAATAGAGAGATAATTCAGAAACAAAAAAATTGGTGATATATATATTTTTTTAAAAAAACTTAACATAAATAACTAACAGAGCTAATAGAAATATATACAGTATATATATAGAGTTGCAAGAGTTAGACATGTCAATTAGGGCCGAAGCCCGTAGCCCGAGCCCGCCCAGCCCTAAAAATTACCGGGTTTGGGCTTAGCTTTATAAGCCCAAAAAAAATTGGGCCTTTCGGGCTAAGCCCATTTGGGCTTTGGGTATTTTGGGCTTAAGTCCGTTTGGAGTAGGGCCGGCCCGAAAACCCGAAATTTATATTTTAGCGTAAATATTATCCTTCTTTCTTGTAATCGAAACTAGTATTAGTATTGATATATTATTTTAATATTTTTATCTAAACTCTAATAAAACAAATATAAAAGTTTTTAATGCACTTTATTGTTTCATCTTGTTACATTTTAAATTTTACAAAAATACATTTTTCTTTCATGTACAACATGTTTTTATTTTCAAAATATAAAGTATAAAACGTTTGACCATGTTTATCATAAATTTAGTTCTCTTATATTTTTTGTTTTAATTGATATTTGATTATTTAAATCTTATTAAATTTGGTTTGTGTATAAAATGTTTTTAAAACATACAAAAAAATAAAAAATTTGTGATAGACAAGAAAATTTTAAACTCACTTTATACTTTTTTTATTTTTTAAAAATGAAACTCTTTTTTTTAATGAAAATTCACATGTATTAAAACGATGGAAATGACAATGACAAATTATTTTTCGAAAAGCCCACAAAAGCCCGAAAGGCCCTGTAGCCCTATAAGGGCCGGGCCGGGCTTTGAATTCTAGGCCCAAATTATTTTCGGACCGGGCCGGGCTCAAATATTTACGGGCTTAGCGGGTTTGGGCCGGACCGGGCCGGGCCAGCCCGAATTGACACCCCTAGCAAGAGTTATGTGTATTGGGTAGCTGGAGGTTGCAAGAGAGTTAATGATAAAAAAGAAGAGAGTTAATGATTTGGCTATATATAGGTGGAGAAGTAAAAGAGTAACATTATTACAAACAAACGTTTCCCGGCCAATAAATTCTCTCACCACTTCACATTGTATAGCATTATTATCGTAAATAAACATTTCACAGCGAAAGAATTAGGGGTGGGCAATTTACCCGATATCCGAAGCCGCATCTGAATCCGATCCGAAAATCCGAACCGAAATCCGAAACGAAGTAACAAAATATCCGAACAGGTATTGAATTACGAGAGATTGAATATCGGAACCCGAACGGATAATATCCGAACCCGAATGGATATCCGAAGATAACCGAACATATGTATAATTAACCATATATTTCTAGTTTACATCTCTCATTTCATATAAAATATTTATATTGATACTACACATACTTTAACTTCATATGATATACATAGAATCATTGAGAAAATGATTTGCTACTCACTTAAAATACATGTCCAACTTTTAATTTCAAGAATTAACAAAAAGTTACATCCAAAATTTAAAAACAATAACCAAATTAATGTCTTTAGTTTCAAAATGTTATGTCTAAATTTGTTAACCATTCGATCTATTAAAAAAAAAAATAGTTAAGTGAAAGTTATATTTTTAAATACAAGAAATTTGAGAAATGAATTTTTTTTTTCAAAATCTAAATATCCGAACCCGAATAAAAAATATCTGAACAAAAAATACCCGAACCCGACCCAAAGTACATAAATACACGAACAGGTTCTATACCTCTATACCGAAATACCCGAAAATCCGAAATACCCGATCTGAACTCGAACGGGTACCCGAACGGTTCGGGTACCGAACGCCCACCCCTACAAAGAATTATGTCGGTGAAAAATAAATAAATATATACTGCAGAGTTGCAAGTTTGAAGTTGCAAGTTGAAAGAGAAGTTAATGATTTGTCTATATATGGAAGGTGGAGAAGTAGAAGAGTAATATTATTACAAAGTACAAACAAACGTTTCTCAGCCAATGAATTCTTTCCGTGTATTACCTGAGGTAAAAGTCGATTTGGAAAAACTTCACATTCAGACTGTCTCAACTGAAACATACAGTCCAGCCTCTTCTTCTTCATCCTCTTTCTCCGGTGAAACAACCACTGATTCCGGTGGAGAAGAGGTATGTCACAACCAAATCATTTATGAGCCAATGATCTCGTTAGGTGGATTTTGTGAGGGAGAAATCAATGGAAAACCATTTCACATCTTCAATTTCTTCTCACAAACGGGCACTCCACTCCCCTCCAGTGAAGCAGCCATTGATTCCGGTGATGACGAAGACTTCCTTCCTTTTCAACCTCTTTTCGTCTGTCCTTCTTTTTGTAAAACTACAGAATGGCATACTCTAATGCCGGAGAACCCTGATGGCAGTGACTTTCTACCGGTGGATGTTTTCCCTTATCCTTACTTCTTTAACAAGAGAAGCGGTGATCAACAATTTCGGTTTTTGATTGGCTCCAGGGTCTATCATCATTCTTGTAAGCTCCCTCTCGTCCCTCTCTTTTGGTGCAACAATCAAGAGTGTATGCCAATTTATGAGGAATTTCGTTGCGGTCTATGCCAAAGCTCAAAGCTAAGCACAGATTATTATTTCTGTGTTACATGTCATAAAAAATTCCACAAAGAATGCATAGAGTCTCCACTTGAGATCAAACACCCTTCTTACCCTTTTCTTTCTCTCAAACTTTACCATCCTTCTGACAAAAGTGTCAGCAAGTGGCCTTGCTTCTGTTGGGGAAAGTCACACGGCGCAGCGGAAATACTAATGGTCGTGTTCCCCTGACCTTGTGCGAACCTGTGAGGAAAATACTTCGACGATGGCAAGATATCAAAGTTGCGAACTAAATGAGACACACAATTTTTACGTGGAAAACCTCCTCGATGTGAGAAGGAAAAACCACGGGACCGTAGTCCACTCAANNNNNNNNNNNNNNNNNNNNNNNNNNNNNNNNNNNNNNNNNNNNNNNNNNNNNNNNNNNNNNNNNNNNNNNNNNNNNNNNNNNNNNNNNNNNNNNNNNNNNNNNNNNNNNNNNNNNNNNNNNNNNNNNNNNNN includes:
- the LOC106299178 gene encoding probable serine/threonine-protein kinase At1g09600: MGCICATARTPTAAVANNELLDSSKSTLHLISHPPSSSSSLSKKEGSFTSPSSAASITVVANGYPVARRPSTSSDRNGNKPVVIVGARSRNHSRRVTAIPVVQQSGRLTPEWPSWLASVAGEAIKGWVPRYADSYEKLDKIGQGTYSSVYKARDLETGKVVAMKKVRFVNMDPESVKFMAREIVILRKLDHPNVMKLEGLVTSRLSGSLYLVFEYMEHDLAGLAATPGIKFSETQIKCYMQQLFRGLEHCHRRGILHRDIKGSNLLINNEGVLKIGDFGLANFYRGDGDLQLTSRVVTLWYRAPELLLGATEYGPAIDLWSAGCILTELFAGKPIMPGRTEVEQMHKIFKLCGSPSEDYWKRATLPLATSFKPSHPYKPLLAETFNHFPASALTLIKRLLAIEPERRGSAASALRSEFFTTEPLPADPSNLPRYQPSKELDAKLRNEEARKLRAEDKKRRRGETVTRGQPKDVKTVQTPALMAAGQSKVTCISHKFKTDEEGGTGFRIEPPRRGGSQQNGYAQASSVVHPSVADTEWNRGGSIKRQTNADMKSRIVQTGNLSGGSNRDYSTGNAPMKNRIIYSGPLMPPGGNLEEMLKEHEKQIQQAVRKARVEKYG